A single genomic interval of Chitinophaga sp. 180180018-3 harbors:
- a CDS encoding geranylgeranylglycerol-phosphate geranylgeranyltransferase has product MFRTYLLFLRIIRWPNLLVIFLTQLLFQYCIIHPLLSHINISPQLRVTDFLMIAGVYQLIAAAGYIINDYFDLAIDEINKPDKVYIGRGISKEGALAVYLVMNLLALILSVIVSFKLGNISLIICIFLSEIFLFCYSAFFKKKFLIGNVIVAVVTASAIPVLILAEPSMTFMQYSMVIPSEFRFIITVTLIYTCFAIVISFARELIKDLEDVKGDRTYGGRTIPIVLGRKAAHSVVTCSLLGVVGGLVFIQPVLWQRNVPGSRVLSVYSILLIMVPLLWIIRKIFNTNAAEEYHRLSSYIKGVMLTGILSMIFIQYLLK; this is encoded by the coding sequence ATGTTTAGAACGTATCTCCTATTTCTGCGTATTATACGCTGGCCTAATCTTTTAGTTATCTTCCTGACACAATTGCTATTCCAGTACTGCATCATTCATCCACTGCTGTCGCATATTAACATATCGCCACAACTTCGTGTCACTGATTTTCTGATGATTGCCGGAGTATATCAGTTAATAGCGGCAGCGGGTTATATCATCAATGATTATTTTGATCTGGCTATTGATGAAATCAATAAACCTGATAAGGTGTATATTGGCCGGGGAATTAGCAAGGAGGGCGCTTTAGCAGTTTATCTTGTCATGAACCTGTTAGCATTGATACTATCAGTTATCGTAAGTTTTAAGCTGGGAAATATCAGTCTTATTATTTGTATCTTCTTAAGCGAAATATTTTTATTCTGCTATTCTGCATTCTTCAAGAAGAAATTCCTTATCGGTAATGTGATCGTAGCGGTTGTTACCGCTTCCGCTATCCCGGTGCTGATCCTTGCAGAGCCATCTATGACCTTTATGCAATACAGTATGGTGATACCATCGGAGTTCCGTTTTATAATAACGGTTACATTGATATATACCTGCTTTGCAATCGTCATCTCATTTGCGCGGGAGTTGATAAAAGATCTGGAAGATGTAAAGGGCGACCGCACATACGGTGGCCGCACGATTCCTATTGTACTTGGCCGGAAGGCGGCACATAGTGTTGTTACATGTAGCCTGCTTGGTGTAGTAGGAGGGCTGGTGTTCATTCAGCCGGTATTATGGCAGAGGAATGTACCCGGGAGCAGGGTGCTGTCTGTTTATTCCATCTTACTTATCATGGTACCGCTTTTATGGATTATCCGGAAGATATTTAATACAAATGCTGCAGAAGAATACCACCGGCTAAGCAGTTATATCAAAGGAGTGATGTTAACAGGCATACTATCTATGATCTTCATTCAATACTTACTTAAATAA